The Anaeromyxobacter sp. Fw109-5 genomic interval GCCATGTCCGCGGCGCCCATCGGCATGCCGGGGTGGCCGCTGTTCGCCTGCTGCACGGCGTCGGCCGACAGCATGCGGATGGTGTTGACCGCCTTCTCGACGAGGTCTCTGCTCGCGCTGGGCACCGGGTTCCTCCGTGAAAACGCGGGCGCAACATCGCGCAGCGGGGGAGGGAGATCAAGGGGGACCCCTCGCCGGCCGCCCGACCGGTCGATCGCGGCCCCCGGCGGCGCCGGCGTCGCCGGAGAGGCGCTCACAGGGTTGTTCAGAATGCCGGGACCGAGCCAGGCGAGCGAGACGCGAGCAGCGCAAGGCGCGACGACCGAGCATGGCCGTAGGCCATGTAAGGGAGGAGCAACGCAGCGATGCGACGCGGATCGTTCGCCGCGGCGACGGGACCGGCGTTCTGGACAGCCCTCTCAGGGCGGCGGGCGGATCCAGGCGAGCGCGACCGTGCCGTCGGCGGCGACGTCCAGCGCCGCGACGGTGCCCGGCGGGACCGGGAGGTCGCGCCCCGCCGCGAGCGCGACGGCCTGGGCCAGCTCGGGGTTGTGGCCGACGAGGGCGGTCCCCGCCGGCGCGCGGCGCGCGAGCGACAGCAGGTCGCCCCCGCTCGACGCGCCGGAGGCGAGCGCGGGGTCCTCCGCGCTCGAGGCGCCCGTCGCGGCGGCGAGCAGCGCGGCCGTCTCAGCGGCGCGTACGAACGGCGAGGTCCGGATGGCGACCAGGGCGAGGGACGGGGAGAGCGCGCGCGCGTGGACCTCGAAGCGCGCGCGGCCCGGGGGCGTGAGGCGGCGGGCCTCGTCGGTGGTCGTCCTCGGCTCGGCGTCCGCGTGGCGGACGAGGTAGACGCGGCCGGCCACGGTCACTCCGAGACCAGCACGGCGACGGGGAAGTCCTCGAACAGCTCGGCGAGCGGGAGCGCGTCGCCCTCGCGCCGCGCGCCGGTCACGACGTCGCGCCACCGGCGCGGCAGGCCGTGCGGGACCTCGAGCGCGCCCTCCCAGCGGATCCGGCCGCCGCCCGCCTCGAGGAGCCCGAGCACGAGCCGGGGGACCACGCACAGCGCGGCGCGCCCGCCGTTGCCGGCGTGCGCCCTCGCGAACGCGAACACGCTCCGGGCGTGCGGTCCCTCCGCGTGCGCCGGGCGGTAGTCGCCGGCGAGGAAGAGCTCGCGCTGCTCCCGTCGCGCGTGCAGCGCCGCGTGCAGGAGGAGGAGCTTCGCCCGGCCGTCGGCGAGCGTCTCCGGGGCGGAGACGCTCCGGGCGAGGTCTCGGCGCGCCGCGGGGCCGCGGGCGAGGTCTGCGCGAAGCGCCTCGAGCGTCTGCGCGCGCAGCGCGTAGTCCACCGGCCGGCGGTTGTCGGGATCCACGAGGGAGAGATCCCAGAGCTCGCAGCCCTGGTACACGTCCGGCACGCCCGGCGCGGCGCACTTCACGGCCACCTGGGCGAGCGAGGAGAGCCGCCCGACGGCGGCGACGCGCGCCGAGAACGCGCCGAGGTCAGCGAGGAAGGCGGGCGAAGCGAGGATGCGCTCGACGAAGGTCCGGACGCCGGCCTCGTAGTCCTCGTTCGGGCTCGTCCAGCTCGTGTGCACCTTCGCCTCGCGGAGCGCCTTCTCCATGTAGCCCTGGATCCTGCCCACGAAGTCGGCGTGTGCGCGCGTGCCCGGCGTCACCCCGCCGTCGGGCAGGGCGCCGACGAGCGTCTGGTAGAGCAGGAGCTCGTCGGCGCGGTCCGGTGCGCCGCCGCCCTCGCCGCCCACGTGCGCCCGGTTCATCCGGTGCCAGCGCAGCACCGCGGCGCGCCACTCGGTGGGGATCTCCGAGAGCGCGTCGATCCGGACGCGCACGTCCTCGCTCCGCTTGGTGTCGTGCGTGGAGGTGGAGGAGAGCGACCCCGGGAAGCGCGCCTGCCGCTC includes:
- a CDS encoding histidine phosphatase family protein; translated protein: MAGRVYLVRHADAEPRTTTDEARRLTPPGRARFEVHARALSPSLALVAIRTSPFVRAAETAALLAAATGASSAEDPALASGASSGGDLLSLARRAPAGTALVGHNPELAQAVALAAGRDLPVPPGTVAALDVAADGTVALAWIRPPP